CCGGATCGACCTGCTCACCGAGGAGGAGCGGGCCGCCTTCCTGGCCGTCCCCGACGACGTCCCTCCGATGACGGAGGCCACGCTGACGGGGCTGTTCGAGGCGCAGGTCGGCAAGACTCCCGACGCGGCGGCTGTGACCTGCGGCGATCTGACCTTGACGTACCGGGACCTGAATGAGCGGGCGAATCGGCTGGCCCATCGGCTGGTGGCCCGGGGTATGGGTCCCGAACATGTCGTCGCGCTGGCCCTGGAGCGCTCCGCCGATCTGGTCGTGGCGATCCTGGCGACGCTCAAAGCGGGCGCGGCCTATCTTCCCCTCGATCCCGAATACCCGCCGGCCCGTCTGGCCCACATGGTCACCGACGCCCGCCCCGGCCTTCTCCTCACGACCACGGCGGCGCAGGCCAACCTCCCCGCCGCACACGGCACTCCGGTCCTCCTCCTGGACGCCCCGGACACCACCACCGACCTCACGCACAACCCCACTCCGGCCCTCGCACCCGACCACCCCGCTTACGTCATCTACACCTCCGGCTCCACCGGACAGCCCAAAGGCGTCGTCAACACCCACCGGAACGTGGTGCGGCTGTTCGACGCCACCCGGAAGTGGTTCGGCTTCGGCCCAGACGACGTCTGGACGCTGTTCCACTCGTACGCCTTCGACTTCTCCGTCTGGGAGCTGTGGGGAGCGCTGCTGCATGGCGGGCGGCTGGTCGTGGTGCCCTACGAGGTCAGCCGGACACCGGGCGCCTTCCTGGACCTGCTGGCCGACGAGGGCGTCACCGTCCTCAACCAAACCCCGTCGGCCTTCTACCAGTTGGCGCAGGCCGATGCGGATGCCGAGGCCGACGCCTCTCGGCCGGCTCGCCGGCTTGGCCTGCGGACTGTGGTGTTCGGCGGTGAGGCGCTGCAGCCGTCTCGCCTCGCCGACTGGTACGAGCGGCATCCCGATGACGTGCCGATGCTGGTCAACATGTACGGCATCACCGAGACCACGGTGCATGTGACGTACCAGCCGCTGAACCGCTACCGGGCCACCGCCGCGGCGGCCAGTGTGATCGGTCTTGGCATCCCTGATCTGCGCACCTATGTACTGGACGGCGGACTGCAGTTGGTGGTGCCTGGGGTGGTGGGTGAGCTGTACGTCGCGGGGGGCGGCGTGGCTCGCGGCTATCTGGGCCGACCGGGTCTGACGGCCGAACGCTTCGTCGCGGATCCGTACGCCGCCCAACCCGGCGCCCGTATGTATCGCACAGGCGACCTGGTGCGCCAAAATCCGGACGGTGAACTGGAGTTCGTAGGCCGTGCCGACCATCAGGTCAAGATCCGCGGGTTCCGTATCGAACCCGGCGAGATCGAGGCCAGGTTGACCGACCACCCGTGCGTTGCCGAGGCGACCGTGGTGGTCCGCCAGGAGCAGTCCGGTGACGGCCGCTTGGTGGCCTACGTGGTCGCGCGGGACGTTCTCCGGGCCGAGGACGTACGGGAGTTCGCGCGGGACCGGCTGCCCGAGTACATGGTGCCAGCCGCCGTCGTCCTGCTGGACCGCATGCCCCTGACGGCCAACGGCAAGCTGGACAAGGCGGTGCTCCCGGAGCCGGACTTCTCGGTGTCGGCTGCGGGGCGGGAGGCACGTACGCCGCAGGAGCAGATCGTGTGCGATCTGTTCGCGCAGGTCCTCGGGCTGCCGCGGGTCGGGGTCGACGACCATTTCTTCGAGCTGGGCGGGCACTCCTTGCTGGCCACTCGTCTGATCGCGCGGATCCGTGCCGCCTTCGGGGTCGAGCTGGAACTGCGTCTGCTGTTCGAGGGCCCGACCCCGGCCGCGGTGGCCGCCCACCTCGACACCGCCGGACCCGGGCGCCTCGCGCTTGCGCCGCGGCAGCGGCCGCCGGTCATTCCACTCTCCTCGGCCCAGCGGCGGCTCTGGTTCCTGGACCGGATGGAGGGGCCGAGCGCCACCTACAACATCCCGCTCGTCGTACGGCTGTCCGGCGAGTTGGACCACGACGCGCTGCGAGCTGCCCTCAGTGACGTGGTGGCCCGGCATGAGAGTCTGCGGACGGTGTTCCCGGAGGCCGAGGGCGTGCCGTGCCAGCAGGTGCTGGCACCCGAGGCGGTCGTGCCGCGTCTGACCGTCACCCCGACCACCGAGACCGAACTGCCGGCCGCGCTGGAGGCGGGCGCCCGGTACGCCTTCGACCTCGCGACCGAACCTCCGCTGCGGGCCGAGTTGTTCGCGCTGTCGGCGCGGGAACACGCGCTTCTGGTCGTGGTGCACCACATCGCCGGTGACGGCTGGTCGATGGGTCCGCTGTCACGGGAGCTGACGGAGGCGTACACGGAACGTGCGCGGGGTCAGGCGCCGGAATGGCCTGTGCTGCCGGTCCAGTACGCCGACTACACCCTGTGGCAGAACGAACTCCTCGGTGACCAGAACGACCCTGACAGCCTCTTCGCCACTCAGATCAACTACTGGACCCGCGCCCTCGCCGACCTGCCCGACCAGCTCACCCTGCCCACGGCCCGCCCTCGCCCGGCTGTCATGACCTACCGTGGCGACTACCTCACCGTCGACATCGACCCCGTACTCCACCAACGCCTCGCCGACCTCGCACGGTCGACCGGCGCCAGCCTCTTCATGGTCCTCCAAGCAGGACTCGCCGCTCTCCTCACCCGCCTCGGCGCAGGAGAGGACATTCCCCTCGGCAGTCCCATCGCGGGCCGCACCGACCAAAACCTCGACCACCTCGTCGGCTTCTTCGTCAACACCCTCGTCCTGCGCACCGACACCACAGGCAACCCCACCTTCGCCCAGCTCATCACCCGTGTCCGCGAAACCTCCCTCGCCGCCTACACCCACCAGGACGTCCCCTTCGAATTCCTCGTCGAGCACCTCAACCCCACGCGCACCCTCGCCCACCACCCCCTCTTCCAAATCATGCTCGCCCTCCAGAACGCTCCCGAGAGCGAGTTCGAACTGCCTGGACTCCAAGCCGGTGTCGAGCTGGGCAGGACGGGCACGGCGAAGTTCGACCTGTTCTTCAGCCTCGCCGAGCGGCGCGGCGAAAGCGGCGAACCCCAGGGCATCACCGGCGCCGTCGAGTACTCCAGTGACCTGTACGACGCACCCGCCGTCCGAGCCCTCTTCGACCGCTGGATCCGCCTGCTGGACGCGGCCACTTCCGACCCCGACCGCCCGCTCAGCGGCCTCGGCATCCTCTCCGGCGAGGAACACCGGGAGATCGTCGGCGACTTCAACGACACGGCCATGCCCCTGCCGGGCGTCTCCCTGGGCGAACTCTTCACACGACAGGCGGCCAGGACGCCGGACGCCCCCGCCGTCACGGACGGGGAGACCTCCCTGACGTACGCGGAACTCGACGCCCGCGCCGACCGGCTCGCCCACGAGCTGATCTCCCGCGGTATCCGCCCTGGCGACGCCGTCGCCGTCCTCCTCCGGCGATCCCCGGAGACCGTTACCGCCGTACTCGGGCTGATGAAGGCAGGCGCCGTCTACATCCCGCTCGACGACCGTTACCCACCCGAGCGCATTCGCCACGTCCTCACCGACACCGGCGTCTCACTCATCGTGACCGACGAGGCCTCGCAGACGGAACTCATGGCGCTGACAACGGACTTGCTCGTCATCGGCGCCGCCGCCTGGGAGGACGAGTACGAGGCGCCGAACGTGGCTGTCGCCCCGGAGGCCGCGGCGTATGTGATGTACACCTCCGGATCGACCGGCACCCCCAAGGGCATCGTGGTCACCCACCACAACGTCACCGCCCTCGCCCTCGACCCCCGCTTCGACCCCCACGTCCACCGACGCGTCCTCCTCCACTCGCCCACCGCGTTCGATGCCTCCACCTACGAACTGTGGGTGCCTCTCCTCAACGGCGGAACCGTCGTGGTCGCCCCCGCCGGCGACCTCGATGTCCCCACCCTCCACCACGTCATCACCGAGCAGCGCGTCACCGCACTGTGGCTGACCAGCTCCCTGTTCAACGTGGTCGCCGACCACGCCCCCGAGTGCCTGGCCGGAGTGCGCCAGGTGTGGACCGGCGGAGAAGCCGTCTCCGGCACGTCCGTCCGACGCGTTCAGGAAGCCTGCCCGTCCCTGACCGTCGTGGACGGATACGGACCCACCGAGACGACCACCTTCGCCACCTGCCACCCCGTCACCACTCGCTACGACGGCGGCCCGGTCGTGCCCATTGGCCGCCCCATGGCCAACATGCGCACCTACGTCCTCGATGCTGGACTGCAACCCGTCCCACCTGGCGTCATCGGTGAACTCCACATCGCGGGCACGGGCCTGGCCCGCGGCTACCTGCACCGCCCCGGCTTGACCTCTGAGCGCTTCGTCGCCGACCCGTACGGCAGCGAGCCCGGCGCCCGCATGTACCGCACCGGCGACCTCGTACGCCAAAACCCGCACGGCGTACTGGAGTTCATGGGCCGTGCCGACCATCAGGTCAAGATCCGCGGGTTCCGTATCGAACCCGGCGAGATCGAGTCCGTGCTGGCCGACCACCCCGACATCGCCCAGGCCGCCGTCCTCGTTCACGAGGACCGACCCGGCAACACCCGCCTCATCGCCTACGTCGTCGCGGACACCGACGTGACGCCGGAAGACCTGCGTGAGTTCGCGCGGCGACGGCTGCCGGACTACATGCTGCCGTCCGCGTTCGTCACGCTGGACCGCTTGCCGTTGACGGCCAACGGCAAGCTCGACAACGCCGCGCTGCCCGCCCCCGGCCCGGCCGTGCGGGCGGATGCGGGGAGCCGTGAGCCGCGCACCGCGCGCGAGCGGCTGCTCAGGGAGTTGTTCGCACAGGCGCTGGGGGTGGACCGGGTCGGGTGCGACGACGACTTCTTCGTTCTCGGCGGGGACAGTATCGTCTCGATCCGCCTGGTCAGCCTGGCGCGTTCGGCGGGTGTCGGATTCGCGGTCCGGGACGTCTTCGAGCAGCGGACGGTGGCCGGACTCGCCGAGGTCGCCGACGAACTGGCCCTGTCGATCCCGGAGTCCGACGACTCCGGCACCGGGACGGTGGAACCGACTCCGATCATGCGTTGGTTCGACGCGCGTGGCGGTGGAATCGACGAGTTCCACCAGGCCATGTTGCTGGAGGTGCCGGCTGATCTGGGCGAGGGCCGCCTCACCTCGGCCGTGCAGGCGCTCGTGGACCACCATGACGCGCTGCGACTGACCCGGACGCCGGGCGGCCCGGACGGCCGGTCGTGGTTGCTGGAGGTCGGACCGGTGGGTTCCGTGACGGCCGCCGACCTGGTGCACGTCGTGGACCTCGGCGGCGCCGACATCGACGAGGCCCTGATCCGAGACCAGGCGAAGGCGGCGGCCGCCCGCCTGTCGGCCGAGCGGGGGCCGCTGCTCCAGGCGGTCTGGTTCGACGCCGGCCCGGTCCGTCCCGGCAGGCTGCTGTTCCTTGTCAACCATCTCGTGGTGGACGGGGTGTCCTGGCGAATTCTTCTTCCGGATCTCATCGCCGCCTGGGAGGCGGTCGGGCTCGGCCGCCCGCCCCGGCTGGATCCGGTGGGCACCTCGCTGCGCCGCTGGTCGGGGCTGCTGGCCGCGGAGGCCCGGCAGCCGGCCCGCGCCGCGGAGGCGACGCTGTGGGCCGACCTGCTCACCGCCGGCGACCCGCCGCTGACAGCCGGCCGGCTGGATCCCGTACGGGACACCGTGGGCCGGGCCCGTGAACTCACGCTCTCCCTCCCGCCCGACGTCACCACCCCGCTCCTGACAACGGTGCCGACGGCCTTCCACGCCGGGGTGAACGACGTCCTGCTGACCGCCCTCGGCCTGGCGGTCGCCCAGTGGCGCCGGGGTCATGCCCGCGGGCGGCACACGGCGGTGCTGGTGGACGTGGAGGGGCACGGGCGCGAGGAGATCGTCGAGGGTGCGGACCTGTCGCGCACCGTGGGCTGGTTCACCTCGCTATATCCCGTCCGAGTCGATCCGGGCCCACTCGTCTGGGAGGAGGTCGTCGACGGCGGGCCGGCTCTCGGACAGGCGCTGAAACGGGTCAAGGAGCAGCTACGGGCACTGCCCGACCGGGGTATGGGCTTCGGTCTGCTGCGCCACCTCAATTCCGAGACCGGGCCGGAGCTGGCCAGGCTCGCCGTGCCCCAACTTGGATTCAACTACCTCGGCCGATTCCCGTCCGCGGGGACACCGGTGGTTCCCGGTAGTCCGGGGTGGACCGTGGCGTCGGAGACGGGCCTGCTGAGTGGTGCCGATCCGGCGACCGCCCTGGCGCACGGGCTGGAGGTCAACTCCATCGTCCGCGACACCCCGGACGGGCCGTGGCTGGAGGCCGTCTGGGCGTGGGCCCCTGATCTCTGGCCCGAACAGCACGTCCGTGTCCTCGCCGAGCAGTGGTTCCAGGCGATCCGAGGCCTGGTCCG
This genomic interval from Streptomyces dengpaensis contains the following:
- a CDS encoding non-ribosomal peptide synthetase yields the protein MFVSAGTTLPLTVAQREIWIAEQRLGEANRVFRVGEYLEINGRVDPVLFEQALLLVVAEADALHVSFVEERGEVRQVVHELGDWSPSLVDLSAEPDPERAARDWLDAAVARPMDLAEDRLFEYALLRLDADRFYWYQGYHHAVMDAFGSLLITRRVADVYTALAQGRPVAPSPFGSLSDLLAAEQEYRDSERFTEDRAYWTERFADRPESTGIVGRPSTTPEHYLRHTAGLDPDGLTELREAARRARVPWSYLVVIATAVYLHRMTGASTVVLGLPVTARLNQVQRRTPGTAANVLPLRLSLRPDMALRELLAQVGERVLELGNHQRYRAEELQRDLDLPGHAGTWYAPVVNIMSFDYAVTLAGLPTTAHNLSSGLVGDLTLAVWDRRDGTGLTVDLNAHPEICADHELAAHQRRLLAVLRAVTATEPSLPIGRIDLLTEEERAAFLAVPDDVPPMTEATLTGLFEAQVGKTPDAAAVTCGDLTLTYRDLNERANRLAHRLVARGMGPEHVVALALERSADLVVAILATLKAGAAYLPLDPEYPPARLAHMVTDARPGLLLTTTAAQANLPAAHGTPVLLLDAPDTTTDLTHNPTPALAPDHPAYVIYTSGSTGQPKGVVNTHRNVVRLFDATRKWFGFGPDDVWTLFHSYAFDFSVWELWGALLHGGRLVVVPYEVSRTPGAFLDLLADEGVTVLNQTPSAFYQLAQADADAEADASRPARRLGLRTVVFGGEALQPSRLADWYERHPDDVPMLVNMYGITETTVHVTYQPLNRYRATAAAASVIGLGIPDLRTYVLDGGLQLVVPGVVGELYVAGGGVARGYLGRPGLTAERFVADPYAAQPGARMYRTGDLVRQNPDGELEFVGRADHQVKIRGFRIEPGEIEARLTDHPCVAEATVVVRQEQSGDGRLVAYVVARDVLRAEDVREFARDRLPEYMVPAAVVLLDRMPLTANGKLDKAVLPEPDFSVSAAGREARTPQEQIVCDLFAQVLGLPRVGVDDHFFELGGHSLLATRLIARIRAAFGVELELRLLFEGPTPAAVAAHLDTAGPGRLALAPRQRPPVIPLSSAQRRLWFLDRMEGPSATYNIPLVVRLSGELDHDALRAALSDVVARHESLRTVFPEAEGVPCQQVLAPEAVVPRLTVTPTTETELPAALEAGARYAFDLATEPPLRAELFALSAREHALLVVVHHIAGDGWSMGPLSRELTEAYTERARGQAPEWPVLPVQYADYTLWQNELLGDQNDPDSLFATQINYWTRALADLPDQLTLPTARPRPAVMTYRGDYLTVDIDPVLHQRLADLARSTGASLFMVLQAGLAALLTRLGAGEDIPLGSPIAGRTDQNLDHLVGFFVNTLVLRTDTTGNPTFAQLITRVRETSLAAYTHQDVPFEFLVEHLNPTRTLAHHPLFQIMLALQNAPESEFELPGLQAGVELGRTGTAKFDLFFSLAERRGESGEPQGITGAVEYSSDLYDAPAVRALFDRWIRLLDAATSDPDRPLSGLGILSGEEHREIVGDFNDTAMPLPGVSLGELFTRQAARTPDAPAVTDGETSLTYAELDARADRLAHELISRGIRPGDAVAVLLRRSPETVTAVLGLMKAGAVYIPLDDRYPPERIRHVLTDTGVSLIVTDEASQTELMALTTDLLVIGAAAWEDEYEAPNVAVAPEAAAYVMYTSGSTGTPKGIVVTHHNVTALALDPRFDPHVHRRVLLHSPTAFDASTYELWVPLLNGGTVVVAPAGDLDVPTLHHVITEQRVTALWLTSSLFNVVADHAPECLAGVRQVWTGGEAVSGTSVRRVQEACPSLTVVDGYGPTETTTFATCHPVTTRYDGGPVVPIGRPMANMRTYVLDAGLQPVPPGVIGELHIAGTGLARGYLHRPGLTSERFVADPYGSEPGARMYRTGDLVRQNPHGVLEFMGRADHQVKIRGFRIEPGEIESVLADHPDIAQAAVLVHEDRPGNTRLIAYVVADTDVTPEDLREFARRRLPDYMLPSAFVTLDRLPLTANGKLDNAALPAPGPAVRADAGSREPRTARERLLRELFAQALGVDRVGCDDDFFVLGGDSIVSIRLVSLARSAGVGFAVRDVFEQRTVAGLAEVADELALSIPESDDSGTGTVEPTPIMRWFDARGGGIDEFHQAMLLEVPADLGEGRLTSAVQALVDHHDALRLTRTPGGPDGRSWLLEVGPVGSVTAADLVHVVDLGGADIDEALIRDQAKAAAARLSAERGPLLQAVWFDAGPVRPGRLLFLVNHLVVDGVSWRILLPDLIAAWEAVGLGRPPRLDPVGTSLRRWSGLLAAEARQPARAAEATLWADLLTAGDPPLTAGRLDPVRDTVGRARELTLSLPPDVTTPLLTTVPTAFHAGVNDVLLTALGLAVAQWRRGHARGRHTAVLVDVEGHGREEIVEGADLSRTVGWFTSLYPVRVDPGPLVWEEVVDGGPALGQALKRVKEQLRALPDRGMGFGLLRHLNSETGPELARLAVPQLGFNYLGRFPSAGTPVVPGSPGWTVASETGLLSGADPATALAHGLEVNSIVRDTPDGPWLEAVWAWAPDLWPEQHVRVLAEQWFQAIRGLVRHVDRSGTGGHTPSDFPLTELSQHDIEQLEAAWRIQK